A genomic window from Flavobacterium hankyongi includes:
- a CDS encoding AAA family ATPase: MIYVERNSIPVPEVFYSKEVEIAKKRLEEFYIKSKESRSQQKYSQPFEKELRNKFLEALREVFKGKCAYCESVIPLETSRSEYDHFRPKGGARGLDKEFSTDHYWWLTYDWNNIYLSCTLCNQYKSTWFPVEGKRIPLNTPYKEVIYHEKALLVDPCFDKPEEHLIYNEQGEVDFLTSKGKTTIEIIKLNRADLVKARGKIIQELKKEWEHFSKLFSTPEENMTAINKMVKSWGSIFSNDSSKPYLAIQRQILTKLFKDAGINDYLNNRDFKIFQDFEILQGKPLNFLEEDIEKFANKVELSFEDKEGINQSLNIDEIKHIYVEKIELKNFKCFSSLELEFNNNSDSLTKNEPWLLFLGENGVGKSSLLKAFVIGLTGDGYIKSLELKGKDLLKHRARNGFIRIHLVGAKQPIEVTFNKTEIKTTLHQPIVNIVAYNSIRLNPKEGKIQPEKGDFYGAKAKNLFDYTFSLIDADTWLVKLFKKDKNAFDRVAISLKDLMLLENDDTISIIKNQPVINRNGDIFSIDELSDGYRSIFYLAVDIMATLAGENVTFDLAEGMVLIDEIGTHLHPRWRMEVVTRLRKAFPKIRFVVTTHEPLCLRGLRAGETVVLTKNQENEVIALTELPDPSELRVDQILTSDFFGLKSTIDPETERLFDEYYAILALEEKERSEEQKNRLLDLSQIIPRIKHLGDTEREELTYYVIDELLARKTREDGLKIKKDLEAEALKRVESIWKSLDTKK, from the coding sequence ATGATTTACGTAGAAAGAAATAGTATTCCTGTACCTGAGGTTTTTTATTCAAAGGAAGTCGAAATAGCGAAAAAAAGACTAGAAGAGTTTTATATAAAATCAAAAGAGAGCAGATCTCAGCAAAAATACTCACAACCCTTTGAAAAAGAATTAAGAAATAAATTTCTTGAAGCACTGCGAGAAGTGTTTAAAGGGAAATGTGCTTATTGTGAATCAGTGATACCTCTCGAAACTTCAAGGTCAGAATATGATCATTTTCGCCCTAAAGGAGGAGCCCGAGGATTGGACAAGGAATTTTCAACAGATCATTATTGGTGGTTAACTTATGATTGGAATAATATTTATCTGAGCTGTACTTTATGTAATCAATATAAATCAACATGGTTTCCAGTAGAGGGAAAAAGAATACCATTAAATACTCCCTACAAAGAAGTTATATATCATGAAAAAGCTTTGTTAGTAGATCCGTGCTTTGATAAACCAGAAGAACATTTAATTTATAATGAACAAGGTGAAGTAGATTTTCTTACTTCTAAGGGGAAAACAACAATTGAAATTATTAAGCTAAATCGGGCTGACTTAGTAAAAGCAAGAGGAAAAATTATACAAGAACTTAAAAAAGAATGGGAACATTTTTCTAAATTATTTTCTACTCCTGAAGAAAATATGACTGCTATTAATAAAATGGTTAAATCTTGGGGAAGTATTTTTAGTAATGATTCGAGTAAACCATATTTAGCTATTCAAAGACAAATACTCACTAAATTATTTAAGGATGCAGGTATAAATGATTATTTGAATAACCGGGATTTTAAAATATTTCAAGATTTTGAAATTCTACAAGGAAAACCCTTAAATTTTTTAGAAGAGGATATAGAAAAATTTGCGAACAAAGTTGAACTAAGTTTTGAAGATAAGGAAGGAATTAATCAATCCCTTAACATCGATGAAATAAAACATATATATGTTGAAAAAATAGAATTGAAAAACTTTAAGTGTTTCTCTTCCTTAGAATTAGAATTTAACAATAATTCTGATTCTCTTACTAAAAATGAACCTTGGCTATTATTTCTTGGTGAAAATGGTGTTGGAAAAAGTTCATTATTGAAAGCTTTTGTAATTGGCTTGACAGGAGATGGATATATAAAAAGTTTAGAGCTAAAAGGAAAAGACCTTTTAAAGCATAGAGCAAGAAATGGATTTATTCGAATACATCTTGTAGGTGCAAAACAACCTATAGAGGTAACTTTTAACAAAACAGAAATTAAAACTACATTACATCAACCTATTGTTAACATTGTAGCCTATAACTCCATACGCTTAAATCCTAAAGAAGGAAAAATTCAGCCTGAAAAAGGAGATTTCTATGGAGCTAAAGCCAAAAACCTGTTTGATTATACTTTTTCTTTAATAGATGCTGACACTTGGCTAGTCAAATTATTCAAGAAAGATAAAAATGCTTTTGATCGAGTAGCAATATCACTAAAAGATTTAATGCTTCTGGAAAATGATGACACTATAAGTATTATAAAAAATCAACCAGTAATAAATAGGAATGGTGATATTTTTTCCATTGATGAACTAAGTGATGGCTATAGATCAATCTTCTATTTGGCAGTTGACATTATGGCTACTTTAGCGGGAGAAAATGTAACATTTGACTTAGCAGAAGGAATGGTACTTATTGATGAAATAGGCACTCATTTGCATCCACGTTGGAGAATGGAAGTGGTTACACGTTTAAGAAAAGCTTTTCCTAAAATTCGTTTTGTAGTAACAACTCATGAACCACTTTGTTTGAGAGGATTAAGAGCCGGAGAAACTGTTGTACTTACTAAAAATCAAGAAAATGAAGTAATAGCGTTAACGGAGTTGCCAGACCCAAGCGAACTACGAGTAGATCAGATATTGACTTCCGATTTTTTTGGATTAAAAAGTACTATAGATCCTGAAACAGAAAGACTTTTTGATGAATATTATGCAATTCTTGCTTTGGAAGAAAAAGAAAGAAGTGAAGAACAAAAAAATCGTCTTTTAGATCTAAGCCAAATTATTCCTCGAATTAAACATTTGGGAGATACAGAACGTGAAGAACTTACTTATTATGTAATTGATGAATTACTTGCTCGAAAGACAAGAGAAGATGGATTAAAAATAAAAAAAGACTTAGAAGCAGAGGCACTGAAACGAGTCGAGAGTATATGGAAAAGTTTGGACACTAAAAAATAG
- a CDS encoding retron system putative HNH endonuclease, giving the protein MIKVDRSQVPKPSALDKKNRAGKTETERAIEHYTAPTFDGTTNFEFKIYSDSEVKNALIKLFKGKCAYCESTFLHVYSGDVEHFRPKGEIEEATPDKKPGYYWLAADWDNLLLSCRNCNQKLSHSMYGIGTKKTMGKMNQFPLSDITKYVRIHDNVNGIADEEPYRLLLNPCIDNPEDHLEYGDEGVIRPKKDADGNESIKAKKSIDVYVLQRMYLVQSREKKLIEMQAQIQRVKEATENYNDIIGSTDTTKKFYFERILKREMEGLKKFLNPEEEYVGMARQVVGEFLRVNFGIAI; this is encoded by the coding sequence ATGATAAAAGTTGATAGATCTCAAGTGCCAAAACCATCTGCGTTAGATAAAAAAAACAGAGCAGGTAAAACAGAAACAGAAAGAGCGATTGAACATTACACTGCTCCTACTTTTGATGGAACGACTAATTTCGAGTTTAAAATATATTCAGATTCTGAGGTAAAAAATGCTTTAATAAAGCTATTCAAAGGAAAATGTGCCTATTGTGAAAGCACATTTCTGCACGTTTATTCTGGGGATGTCGAGCATTTTCGCCCTAAAGGAGAAATTGAAGAAGCTACTCCAGATAAGAAACCAGGTTATTATTGGCTAGCAGCAGATTGGGATAACTTGTTGTTGTCTTGTAGAAATTGTAATCAAAAGCTATCTCATTCCATGTACGGGATAGGAACAAAAAAGACAATGGGGAAAATGAACCAATTCCCTTTGTCAGATATAACGAAATATGTACGTATACATGATAATGTTAATGGAATTGCAGATGAAGAACCGTATCGACTATTATTAAATCCATGTATTGATAATCCGGAAGATCATTTAGAATATGGTGATGAAGGCGTTATACGTCCTAAAAAAGATGCTGATGGAAACGAAAGTATCAAGGCTAAAAAATCAATAGACGTTTATGTTTTACAAAGAATGTATCTTGTCCAATCTCGGGAAAAGAAACTTATTGAAATGCAAGCACAAATACAAAGAGTGAAAGAGGCAACTGAAAATTATAATGATATTATTGGATCTACTGACACAACAAAAAAATTTTACTTTGAGCGAATCTTAAAAAGAGAGATGGAAGGTTTAAAAAAGTTTTTAAATCCAGAAGAAGAATATGTTGGTATGGCAAGACAAGTAGTGGGTGAGTTTTTAAGAGTAAATTTTGGTATTGCTATATAA
- a CDS encoding HNH endonuclease, which produces MNWVKENRNQLAINNYVRKADSKTNYWLDLSEGRINHYRDLTSDNFNIIIYGDEDIETDFYIIPFEELKHLLLENNFAKSEGRRRWIGNIINHQISLSNTGVKLNIAHRYSVPISLIIEPLIISTEGTNDYAIENAKREIQIRIKQSTFRKKVLKNFEFKCCLTGVTENDLLVASHIIPWAAKIETRLSPHNGLCFSTLYDSLFDKGYFTLNDKFEVIITSKLDELSLQTQNWLNAISEKTISLPLNYEISTVALKFHREKIFIK; this is translated from the coding sequence ATGAACTGGGTAAAAGAAAATAGGAATCAGCTCGCCATAAATAACTATGTAAGAAAAGCAGATTCGAAAACTAATTATTGGCTTGATTTATCAGAGGGAAGAATTAACCATTATAGGGATCTGACAAGTGATAATTTCAATATTATTATTTATGGAGATGAGGATATTGAAACTGATTTTTATATAATTCCTTTTGAGGAATTAAAGCACCTTTTACTTGAAAACAATTTTGCTAAGAGTGAAGGAAGAAGACGGTGGATCGGAAATATTATCAATCATCAGATTTCATTAAGTAATACAGGTGTGAAGCTTAATATTGCTCACAGATATAGCGTGCCTATTTCGTTAATTATTGAACCTTTAATTATAAGTACAGAAGGCACTAATGACTATGCAATAGAAAACGCGAAAAGAGAAATACAAATAAGAATTAAGCAATCCACTTTCCGAAAAAAAGTACTAAAAAATTTTGAATTCAAATGTTGTCTAACAGGAGTTACAGAAAATGATTTATTAGTAGCAAGTCATATTATTCCTTGGGCAGCTAAAATTGAGACAAGATTATCACCTCATAATGGTCTTTGCTTTTCTACTCTATATGATAGTTTATTTGACAAGGGATATTTTACACTAAACGACAAGTTTGAAGTAATCATTACTTCAAAATTAGATGAATTGAGTTTACAAACTCAAAATTGGTTGAACGCGATTTCTGAAAAAACGATTTCACTTCCTTTAAATTATGAGATAAGTACAGTTGCACTTAAATTTCATAGAGAAAAAATTTTTATTAAGTAA
- a CDS encoding DUF6943 family protein has product MLKFIIKTHKKGTIYSKPHLFLLNKGMNSGKPQKEPFTNSFVIIFERDSDFDTINLTAYALWKTKFWHQFLSGSVIPFLRLNDVRKEFSTKVNQEIKDHKEHVKNVQTLKLLEQSEKRFNENLNLINDMRRVILFRYISK; this is encoded by the coding sequence ATGCTGAAATTTATCATTAAAACCCATAAAAAAGGAACTATTTACTCAAAACCGCATTTATTCCTACTTAACAAAGGGATGAACAGTGGAAAGCCTCAAAAAGAGCCCTTTACAAACAGTTTTGTTATCATTTTTGAACGTGATTCTGATTTTGACACCATCAATTTAACGGCTTATGCACTTTGGAAAACTAAATTTTGGCATCAATTTCTTTCTGGTTCGGTTATTCCGTTTTTGCGTTTAAATGATGTTAGAAAAGAGTTTTCAACTAAAGTTAACCAGGAGATAAAAGACCACAAGGAACATGTTAAAAACGTGCAAACTTTGAAGCTTTTAGAACAAAGCGAAAAACGTTTTAATGAAAACCTAAATCTCATTAATGATATGCGCAGAGTAATCTTATTTAGATATATAAGTAAATAA
- a CDS encoding DUF5675 family protein, whose product MVIWLTRTYFPEGTNGKLEWEGKFICYTIELPWKNNERRVSCTPEGKYFIRKRYSQKFKWHLEVVDVENRSLILFHPANNALKELNGCIAPVTKLSGPGLGLMSRIAFEKLKKIVYQALDNKESVEILIQS is encoded by the coding sequence ATGGTTATTTGGTTAACTAGAACTTATTTCCCTGAAGGAACTAATGGGAAACTCGAATGGGAAGGCAAATTTATTTGTTATACGATTGAATTGCCTTGGAAGAATAATGAAAGGAGAGTTTCTTGTACTCCAGAAGGGAAATATTTTATTAGAAAGCGTTACAGTCAGAAGTTCAAATGGCATTTAGAAGTGGTTGATGTTGAAAATAGAAGTTTGATTCTATTTCATCCTGCTAATAACGCTTTGAAAGAATTAAATGGTTGTATCGCTCCCGTTACCAAACTTTCTGGTCCTGGACTTGGTTTGATGTCTCGAATAGCTTTTGAAAAGCTTAAAAAGATTGTTTATCAAGCATTGGACAATAAAGAAAGTGTTGAAATACTAATCCAATCTTAA
- a CDS encoding GPW/gp25 family protein, which translates to MYGVYYKTPISFKDLMAKKEIDKTNLEHSIAQYINLVATTSFGECKFDEMFGCKIWETDFDLLSDQNTLKDKIRDALKVAIKAHEYRLDVTEIEVSITEAKAVSYNNNLRMKKKVNVTVKGNVKKTNRDFNFYGYFFVGPLSYI; encoded by the coding sequence ATGTACGGAGTTTACTATAAAACGCCAATAAGTTTTAAAGACTTGATGGCTAAAAAAGAGATTGATAAAACAAATTTAGAACATTCCATTGCACAATATATTAATCTTGTTGCGACAACATCATTTGGAGAATGTAAATTTGATGAAATGTTTGGATGCAAAATTTGGGAAACCGATTTCGATTTGCTTTCGGATCAAAATACACTAAAAGATAAAATTCGAGATGCCTTAAAAGTTGCTATTAAAGCTCATGAATATCGACTTGACGTTACAGAGATAGAAGTTAGTATAACAGAGGCTAAAGCTGTATCATATAATAACAATTTACGAATGAAGAAAAAAGTAAATGTTACTGTCAAGGGCAATGTAAAAAAAACAAATAGAGACTTTAATTTTTATGGTTACTTTTTCGTAGGGCCACTATCATATATTTAA
- a CDS encoding type VI secretion system baseplate subunit TssF: protein MEIQERIKDRILKRAARVWGYSDSELETSFDPIVAMLLEACASELEKLSVELNNSDARIIERLLEVMSPASNTGALPSRTIIHATPSENNYKLMLEHQFHCKKNIPNIYDPIKPIIKEVYFGPTANFILTSAEVQFMAFDKSLYSFNKTIHKEFFLKSNKSLPQSTLWLGVKCLEPNEILKQLMFFVDVKNTHQREVFYHYLKQAKIFLGEKEISFKEGYNAVTKELDVDAIVTKNYNRINQIYSEVNTFYFDKFFHLTEDIQLENSIFTTPQAIIDAFDNDKISTLKDILWLRIEFPEVINSAIFESINFTLNCFPVINKKLINLAQRIDPFINYIPLINNDHFLDLEDITDSRGFEYHLKDFSNKTLEAGQASLRSNGVNRFDERNASEMMQYLLELLKDESASFSVLGGDFVRSIIGEMNQLIATLEQQTKESSFLKSNFPYVVIKSKLLDERTENDTFFVNFWSTCGEDANDIKPGTKLELPFGSDFIGNSMYLVQPSVGGKTRLTSREKILSYREALLSHGRIVTFADIKTFCLKHFGYTISRIEVDKGTKIDPSLKTGFVRTIDIKVFKNTDDEIQFSDNEWNYLCDNLMHKLDQVSSNIYPYRLIVN, encoded by the coding sequence ATGGAAATTCAAGAACGTATTAAAGATAGAATTTTAAAAAGAGCAGCTAGAGTTTGGGGTTATAGTGATAGTGAGTTAGAAACTTCATTTGACCCAATTGTGGCTATGCTACTTGAAGCTTGTGCTTCAGAATTAGAGAAATTATCTGTAGAACTTAATAATTCAGATGCGAGAATTATAGAACGTTTGCTTGAAGTGATGTCGCCTGCTTCAAATACAGGAGCGTTACCTTCAAGGACAATTATTCATGCAACTCCTTCTGAAAACAATTATAAATTAATGCTTGAGCATCAATTTCATTGTAAAAAAAATATTCCAAATATTTACGATCCTATTAAACCTATAATAAAAGAAGTTTATTTTGGACCAACAGCAAATTTCATTCTCACAAGTGCCGAAGTACAATTTATGGCCTTTGATAAATCTCTTTACAGTTTTAATAAAACTATACATAAAGAATTTTTCTTAAAATCAAACAAATCATTACCTCAATCTACGCTTTGGTTAGGAGTAAAATGTCTTGAGCCCAATGAGATTTTAAAGCAATTAATGTTTTTTGTAGATGTGAAAAATACACATCAACGAGAAGTGTTTTATCATTATTTAAAACAAGCAAAGATATTCTTAGGAGAAAAGGAAATTAGTTTCAAGGAAGGTTATAATGCAGTAACAAAGGAACTTGATGTTGATGCGATAGTTACCAAAAATTACAATAGAATTAATCAAATTTATTCGGAAGTTAACACATTTTATTTTGACAAATTCTTCCATTTAACTGAGGATATTCAACTTGAAAACTCAATTTTCACAACTCCTCAGGCAATAATTGATGCTTTTGATAATGACAAAATAAGTACTTTAAAAGATATTTTATGGCTTAGAATTGAGTTTCCAGAAGTAATAAATAGTGCCATTTTTGAAAGTATAAATTTCACATTAAACTGTTTTCCAGTAATAAATAAAAAACTGATAAATTTAGCACAAAGAATAGATCCTTTCATTAATTACATTCCGTTAATTAATAATGATCACTTTTTAGATTTAGAGGATATCACGGATTCGAGAGGATTCGAATATCATTTGAAAGATTTTTCAAATAAAACATTAGAAGCTGGACAAGCCAGTTTAAGAAGCAACGGAGTGAACCGTTTTGATGAGCGAAATGCTTCGGAGATGATGCAATATCTTTTAGAATTACTTAAAGATGAAAGCGCTTCTTTTTCTGTTTTAGGCGGTGATTTTGTGAGAAGTATAATTGGCGAAATGAATCAGCTTATTGCAACTCTAGAACAACAAACAAAAGAAAGTTCTTTCTTAAAATCCAATTTTCCATATGTGGTGATTAAGTCTAAATTGTTAGATGAAAGAACTGAAAATGATACCTTTTTCGTCAATTTTTGGTCGACATGTGGGGAAGATGCCAATGATATCAAACCTGGAACAAAATTAGAATTACCTTTTGGATCTGATTTTATAGGAAATTCGATGTATCTAGTACAACCAAGTGTAGGAGGGAAGACAAGACTTACTTCAAGAGAAAAAATACTTTCTTATAGAGAAGCTTTATTGTCACATGGAAGGATTGTAACATTTGCTGATATTAAAACATTTTGTTTAAAGCATTTTGGTTATACAATTTCTAGAATTGAAGTAGATAAAGGAACTAAAATAGATCCTTCTTTAAAGACAGGGTTTGTGAGAACAATAGATATTAAAGTATTTAAAAATACTGATGATGAAATTCAGTTTTCTGATAATGAATGGAATTATCTATGTGATAATTTGATGCACAAGTTAGATCAGGTTTCCTCTAATATTTATCCATACAGATTAATTGTAAATTAA
- a CDS encoding ATP-dependent Clp protease ATP-binding subunit: MITENIIFNEELQSALEIAKRIAHEAKQNHYTAAHLLKAILHRDLTLLKELESMGKDVFFIEEWAEVRIDEFPKTTKPTEVEAHESIDDIIAEADAVRDILGKEEIDLFATMVALATPGVGFNFDQMKSFPVTRSELLTEREDGKLNSELMNLPSERSVSKYIHKYCSNKTAKLKKNKIEIVGRDKEIKEITEILCRFSKPNVLLNGYPGVGKSSVVNGFANAIVSNQVPEKLLNTDVFELDLGTLIAGASYKGEIEDRLKKLIQELKSYPKAILVIDGIHVLLDKNSDNAGISSILKSELSKGLTLIATTTVDEFTKKIEKDEVLSGMFEMIKIDEPDDEKAFRIIKTALKSYHAHHNIKTSDDTIRESIRLSKRYLKEKSLPESALNLLDRTMSVIKTAGESFLSEKDLLLKKLETIKELNEDAKLQEAKWFYEDVKRKAHYLLTQEQHTEDENLTEIETETLISKLENLLERLTTIAQSKKDHIEPIDLGAIVAQKTNIPLGKLQSEEKDRLQNMEEILKKRVVGQDLAIEIVSESVLESRSGLSKAGQPMGSFFFLGPTGTGKTELAKSLADFLFQDESAIIRFDMSEFKEEHSAALLYGAPPGYVGYEDGGLLVNKIRQKPYSIVLFDEIEKAHPSVFDVFLQIMDEGKLHDRLGKEGDFSNALILFTSNIGSQFIVESITNGSGYPSSNQLMEIMTKHFRPEFLGRLTEIIPFAPISKENALGIFEIHLKKELYDLLKSLEISITISEEAKSFLVDNGFNATYGARPLKGIIRSELRRPLAKKIIANEVLEGSNVSVSLKDNNLVWEIK; the protein is encoded by the coding sequence ATGATTACAGAAAATATAATTTTTAATGAAGAGCTTCAATCAGCACTTGAAATTGCTAAGAGAATTGCACATGAAGCTAAACAAAACCATTATACTGCTGCACATTTATTAAAAGCAATTTTACATCGCGATTTGACTCTCTTAAAAGAATTAGAATCGATGGGAAAAGATGTTTTTTTCATTGAAGAATGGGCAGAAGTTAGAATTGACGAATTTCCTAAAACTACAAAACCTACAGAAGTTGAAGCTCACGAAAGCATTGACGATATCATTGCTGAAGCTGATGCTGTACGTGATATTTTAGGAAAAGAAGAAATTGATCTGTTTGCAACTATGGTTGCATTAGCAACACCAGGTGTAGGTTTCAACTTTGATCAAATGAAGAGTTTTCCAGTAACACGCTCTGAACTACTTACGGAAAGAGAAGATGGAAAATTAAATTCTGAATTAATGAATCTTCCTTCTGAAAGATCTGTTTCTAAATACATTCACAAATATTGTTCTAATAAAACAGCGAAGCTTAAAAAGAACAAAATAGAAATTGTTGGTAGAGATAAAGAAATAAAAGAAATCACAGAAATTTTATGCCGTTTTTCTAAACCTAATGTATTGCTTAATGGTTATCCAGGAGTAGGGAAATCTTCAGTTGTGAATGGTTTTGCCAATGCTATTGTTTCTAATCAGGTTCCTGAAAAACTACTTAATACTGATGTTTTTGAATTAGATCTAGGAACACTAATTGCTGGAGCATCTTATAAAGGTGAGATTGAAGATAGGCTAAAAAAATTGATTCAGGAACTAAAATCATATCCAAAAGCTATTTTGGTTATTGATGGAATTCATGTTTTGCTAGATAAAAACAGTGATAATGCTGGAATTTCTAGTATACTAAAAAGTGAATTGTCAAAAGGATTAACGCTGATTGCAACAACAACAGTTGATGAATTCACAAAAAAAATTGAAAAAGACGAAGTATTGTCAGGAATGTTTGAAATGATAAAAATTGATGAACCTGATGATGAGAAAGCTTTCAGAATAATCAAAACAGCATTGAAATCATATCATGCACATCACAATATCAAAACTAGTGATGATACTATTAGAGAATCTATCCGATTATCTAAGCGTTATTTAAAAGAAAAAAGTTTACCAGAATCAGCACTTAATTTACTTGACAGAACAATGTCAGTAATTAAAACAGCTGGAGAATCATTTCTTTCTGAGAAGGATCTTTTACTGAAAAAATTAGAAACAATCAAAGAGCTAAATGAAGATGCTAAATTACAAGAAGCTAAATGGTTTTATGAAGACGTTAAACGCAAAGCTCACTACTTATTAACTCAAGAACAACATACTGAAGATGAAAATTTAACAGAGATTGAGACTGAAACTTTAATTTCAAAATTAGAAAATCTTTTAGAGAGACTTACTACTATCGCACAAAGTAAAAAAGACCATATAGAACCTATTGATTTGGGTGCTATTGTTGCACAAAAAACAAATATTCCTTTAGGAAAATTGCAAAGTGAAGAGAAAGATCGTCTTCAAAACATGGAGGAAATTTTAAAGAAAAGAGTTGTTGGTCAAGATTTAGCCATTGAAATAGTTTCTGAATCTGTATTAGAATCTAGATCAGGATTGAGCAAAGCTGGTCAACCCATGGGTTCTTTCTTCTTTTTAGGCCCAACAGGAACTGGTAAAACCGAATTAGCAAAATCATTGGCCGATTTTCTTTTTCAGGACGAAAGTGCGATTATTCGTTTCGATATGTCTGAATTTAAAGAAGAACATTCGGCAGCTTTGTTATATGGGGCACCTCCGGGATATGTTGGTTATGAAGATGGAGGATTACTTGTGAATAAAATTAGACAAAAGCCCTACTCTATTGTTCTTTTTGATGAAATTGAAAAAGCACACCCTTCGGTTTTTGATGTTTTCTTACAAATTATGGATGAAGGAAAACTACACGATCGCCTAGGAAAAGAAGGTGATTTTTCAAATGCTTTAATTTTATTTACATCAAACATAGGTTCTCAGTTTATTGTTGAATCTATAACTAATGGAAGCGGATATCCATCATCAAACCAATTGATGGAAATAATGACTAAACATTTTAGACCTGAATTCCTTGGTCGTTTAACTGAGATTATTCCGTTCGCACCAATTTCTAAAGAAAATGCTCTTGGAATTTTTGAAATACATCTTAAAAAGGAATTATATGATTTACTTAAATCGCTAGAAATTTCTATTACTATTTCTGAAGAAGCTAAATCATTTTTAGTAGATAATGGTTTTAATGCAACTTATGGTGCCAGACCCCTAAAAGGAATTATACGATCTGAACTTAGAAGACCTTTGGCTAAAAAAATTATCGCCAATGAAGTCCTTGAAGGAAGTAATGTAAGTGTTAGTTTAAAAGACAACAATTTAGTTTGGGAAATCAAATAA
- a CDS encoding PKD domain-containing protein, producing MSVVIFSFKYKKHVDCDTSDFYIVAENFSVGEVIEFHNETPNATNWKWDFGDGSPKETKNHVLHKYTEPGIYTITLVINGFCLKEKKIQIKNHGEILDRTKLPVIIAPKIAAVGQKVNFTYKYYTNETFSWEWSFGETGQIDNTNEFPNYSFRTPGPKTVTLIVNGEYKFKTSKIIYIKPRPAFKKDSEMMLEEGYTYEKPVEAFYKPKGNPKPDVTDKILKTIPTRSRERHISEFAPDISENQFELLLHQVANQTKEKEDFSKYICGNYQIPVIKNGDQVISFEEFCKRIKGKEIKIESFRLTKDNLNCIDGFTISYKVKGLIGWTED from the coding sequence GTGAGTGTAGTAATCTTTAGTTTCAAATACAAAAAACATGTTGATTGTGATACTTCTGATTTTTATATAGTTGCAGAAAATTTTTCTGTTGGTGAAGTAATTGAATTTCATAACGAGACTCCTAATGCAACTAATTGGAAATGGGATTTTGGTGATGGAAGTCCAAAAGAAACAAAAAATCATGTACTTCATAAATATACAGAACCTGGCATTTATACGATTACATTAGTAATTAATGGTTTTTGTTTGAAAGAGAAAAAAATTCAAATTAAAAATCATGGTGAAATACTTGACAGGACTAAATTACCTGTAATTATAGCTCCTAAAATTGCAGCTGTTGGTCAAAAAGTTAACTTCACCTATAAATATTATACAAATGAAACTTTTTCGTGGGAATGGAGTTTTGGTGAAACAGGCCAGATTGACAATACTAATGAGTTTCCAAATTATAGCTTTAGAACACCTGGTCCTAAAACTGTCACACTTATTGTAAATGGAGAATATAAATTTAAGACTTCAAAAATTATCTACATAAAACCTCGACCAGCATTTAAAAAAGATAGTGAAATGATGCTTGAGGAAGGCTACACTTATGAAAAACCTGTTGAAGCTTTTTATAAGCCAAAAGGAAATCCTAAACCTGATGTAACAGATAAGATACTTAAAACAATTCCAACTCGTTCACGTGAAAGACATATAAGTGAATTTGCTCCTGATATTTCTGAAAATCAGTTTGAATTACTACTTCATCAAGTTGCAAATCAAACAAAAGAAAAAGAAGATTTCAGCAAATACATTTGTGGTAATTATCAAATTCCGGTTATCAAAAACGGTGACCAAGTTATATCATTTGAAGAGTTCTGCAAAAGAATTAAAGGGAAAGAAATTAAAATTGAATCGTTCAGACTTACAAAAGACAATTTAAATTGTATTGATGGATTTACCATTAGCTACAAAGTGAAGGGCCTTATAGGCTGGACAGAAGATTAA